Proteins found in one Mangifera indica cultivar Alphonso chromosome 15, CATAS_Mindica_2.1, whole genome shotgun sequence genomic segment:
- the LOC123198170 gene encoding uncharacterized protein LOC123198170 isoform X9, translating into MAFDSSDFPVPQESSCYMQLGWQCDFYFGYGFDVIEEDATNEKYCIQVLRILITKADTEIDELEKDLVFLQNELAGVEYEEWFEICCNALRKQIDCLYIAPLDAMVLDSFDSTVLPPEHLEENSKFIFSDSSTVVKEESQASSITYSESGSFLNTPLTHQEKKRNNSEAAKFYYEQPRYTNGKDSSPNSLKSEAGDHDEKEVLSTVDMEPAMKGEAREHYFTSVCNQVIQNSSLNSMDERRCSLELAMDQPVDIMLKNPNGTGLKHVVNYSNKKEKICSSNSKIVSDEAEENSSASTEDVIILDSASNSMGKDAKLCRRIKPINTVDKELDSNACSREEGHHNVRRNRCKPHLEVNGNEEVSTYHTTTAGKDKILDSPSDPEGKVHPPKAQKQPANAVIGDANTDALRHSTGVSRGRNNSGLSLCIPRQAKVGNLDSSSESTGALSHTTVSRQEKVGNLNTSLDALSLATGLSSRRNNSDSALTTSRHLRVRNSHFSPPALRHATGLEQGRNNSDSKVGGFRQAKGGNCEFDQKLCDFAQKAARKRGMKESNLILADRLKSSHLSPEVKGKGKPSLQIVKVEKSCLTDTEMSALTSLLDLQDDKGKKRGNAQAVEGKKLGEDVQMTETVAHNVKYNTGLSVKPQKHYGKRKSKSNSPGVKESGLQSLGIVPQPSFVAKSKGQWKSEPGSDSSSSNHSLNSKMRKKAVQHVQCEAEEQSIALDDSQNSTSQPQKKRKKNLSIPVLVEIKGSTLQIDLSKSRRDLNHAAGKDDLSITESYSIDSCTEVVTSSSFATSKLMELKIGELRAIAKEQKLTKYYKLRKTDLVGHIANKLGSC; encoded by the exons ATGGCATTTGATTCAAGTGATTTTCCAGTTCCACAAGAGAGTAGTTGCTATATGCAACTTGGCTGGCAATGTGACTTCTACTTCGGTTATGGGTTTG ATGTGATTGAAGAAGATGCTACGAATGAGAAATATTGTATACAGGTGCTGAGGATCTTGATCACAAAGGCTGACACTGAAATTGATGAACTCGAAAAAGATTTAGTGTTTCTTCAAAATGAACTAGCTGGGGTAGAATACGAAGAATGGTTTGAGATATGTTGCAATGCTTTGCGAAAACAGATAGATTGCCTTTATATCGCG CCCCTCGATGCGATGGTGCTAGACAGTTTTGATTCTACCGTACTTCCTCCTGAACATCTGGaagaaaactcaaaatttattttttctgactCGAGCACTGTTGTAAAGGAGGAAAGTCAAGCATCCAGTATTACCTATTCAGAAAGTGGTTCATTTTTAAATACACCTCTGACCCatcaagagaagaaaagaaataattcAGAAGCAGCTAAG TTCTATTATGAACAGCCTAGGTATACTAATGGTAAAGATTCCAGTCCAAACTCTTTGAAATCAGAAGCTGGTGACCATGATGAAAAAGAAGTATTAAGCACCGTTGACATGGAACCTGCTATGAAGGGGGAAGCCAGAGAACACTATTTTACTTCAGTGTGTAACCAAGTGATCCAAAATTCGTCTTTGAATTCCATGGATGAGAGAAGATGTAGTCTAGAACTGGCTATGGACCAG CCTGTTGATATCATGTTGAAGAATCCCAATGGAACTGGTTTGAAGCATGTTGTTAACTACTCCaacaagaaggaaaaaatttgctcttcaaattcaaaaattgtaAGTGATGAAGCAGAAGAAAACAGTTCTGCATCTACAGAAGATGTCATAATCTTGGATTCAGCATCAAACTCCATGGGAAAGGATGCAAAACTTTGTAGAAGGATCAAG CCGATAAATACTGTTGACAAAGAGTTAGACTCAAATGCTTGTTCACGTGAAGAAGGCCATCATAATGTTAGGAGGAATAGGTGCAAGCCACATTTGGAAGTTAATGGAAATGAGGAAGTCAGCACATACCATACCACTACTGCAGGCAAAGATAAAATTCTGGATTCACCTTCTGACCCTGAAGGCAAAGTGCATCCTCCAAAAGCACAGAAG CAGCCTGCAAATGCTGTCATAGGAGATGCTAACACTGATGCTTTAAGGCACTCAACTGGTGTCAGCAGGGGGAGAAACAATTCAGGTCTGAGTTTATGTATTCCTAGGCAGGCAAAAGTTGGGAATTTAGATAGCAGTAGTGAATCTACTGGTGCTTTGAGCCATACTACTGTCTCAAGGCAGGAAAAAGTTGGAAATTTGAATACTAGTCTTGATGCTTTGAGTTTGGCAACTGGTCTCAGCAGCAGGAGAAATAATTCTGATTCTGCATTAACTACTTCCAGACATTTACGAGTTAGAAATTCTCATTTTAGTCCTCCTGCTTTGAGGCATGCAACTGGCCTGGAGCAGGGGAGAAATAATTCTGATTCTAAGGTAGGTGGATTCAGACAGGCAAAAGGTGGAAACTGCGAGTTTGATCAAAAGCTTTGTGATTTTGCACAGAAGGCTGCACGTAAACGGGGAATGAAAGAATCCAATTTAATCCTGGCTGACAGGTTAAAATCTTCACATTTGTCTCCAGAGGTAAAAGGTAAGGGAAAACCTTCTCTACAAATTGTCAAGGTCGAAAAATCTTGTCTGACAGATACTGAAATGTCTGCTTTAACTTCACTTTTGGATCTACAAGAtgataagggaaaaaaaagaggCAATGCACAGGCTGTGGAAGGAAAAAAGCTAGGAGAAGACGTGCAAATGACTGAAACTGTTGCCCATAATGTGAAATATAACACTGGCTTGTCTGTGAAGCCACAAAAACATTATGGGAAGAGGAAATCCAAGTCAAATTCACCGGGTGTTAAAGAATCTGGTTTGCAATCTCTTGGAATCGTTCCACAGCCATCTTTTGTTGCAAAATCTAAGGGACAATGGAAATCCGAACCTGGGTCTGATAGTTCCAGTTCAAATCACTCATTGAATTCGAAGATGAGGAAGAAAGCAGTTCAACATGTTCAGTGTGAAGCTGAAGAGCAAAGTATTGCTTTGGATGACAGTCAAAATTCAACTTCACAGccacaaaagaaaagaaaaaagaatctgAGTATTCCAGTCCTTGTGGAGATTAAAGGTTCAACTCTTCAAATTGACTTATCAAAATCGCGCAGGGATCTAAATCATGCTGCAGGTAAGGATGATCTTTCGATCACAGAATCCTACTCAATTGATTCCTGCACTGAGGTTGTGACATCTTCGTCTTTTGCAACTAGTAAACTGATGGAACTAAAAATAGGTGAGCTGAGGGCCATTGCAAAGGAACAGAAACTAACAAAGTATTATAAGCTTCGAAAAACTGATCTGGTCGGACATATAGCCAACAAATTAGGTTCTTGTTAA
- the LOC123198170 gene encoding uncharacterized protein LOC123198170 isoform X3 encodes MAFDSSDFPVPQESSCYMQLGWQCDFYFGYGFDVIEEDATNEKYCIQVLRILITKADTEIDELEKDLVFLQNELAGVEYEEWFEICCNALRKQIDCLYIAVRSLKSKDKNDIEVRFLMYRKPLKSLHEILKALLGDYCNDKDKQPLDAMVLDSFDSTVLPPEHLEENSKFIFSDSSTVVKEESQASSITYSESGSFLNTPLTHQEKKRNNSEAAKFYYEQPRYTNGKDSSPNSLKSEAGDHDEKEVLSTVDMEPAMKGEAREHYFTSVCNQVIQNSSLNSMDERRCSLELAMDQPVDIMLKNPNGTGLKHVVNYSNKKEKICSSNSKIVSDEAEENSSASTEDVIILDSASNSMGKDAKLCRRIKPINTVDKELDSNACSREEGHHNVRRNRCKPHLEVNGNEEVSTYHTTTAGKDKILDSPSDPEGKVHPPKAQKQPANAVIGDANTDALRHSTGVSRGRNNSGLSLCIPRQAKVGNLDSSSESTGALSHTTVSRQEKVGNLNTSLDALSLATGLSSRRNNSDSALTTSRHLRVRNSHFSPPALRHATGLEQGRNNSDSKVGGFRQAKGGNCEFDQKLCDFAQKAARKRGMKESNLILADRLKSSHLSPEVKGKGKPSLQIVKVEKSCLTDTEMSALTSLLDLQDDKGKKRGNAQAVEGKKLGEDVQMTETVAHNVKYNTGLSVKPQKHYGKRKSKSNSPGVKESGLQSLGIVPQPSFVAKSKGQWKSEPGSDSSSSNHSLNSKMRKKAVQHVQCEAEEQSIALDDSQNSTSQPQKKRKKNLSIPVLVEIKGSTLQIDLSKSRRDLNHAAGKDDLSITESYSIDSCTEVVTSSSFATSKLMELKIGELRAIAKEQKLTKYYKLRKTDLVGHIANKLGSC; translated from the exons ATGGCATTTGATTCAAGTGATTTTCCAGTTCCACAAGAGAGTAGTTGCTATATGCAACTTGGCTGGCAATGTGACTTCTACTTCGGTTATGGGTTTG ATGTGATTGAAGAAGATGCTACGAATGAGAAATATTGTATACAGGTGCTGAGGATCTTGATCACAAAGGCTGACACTGAAATTGATGAACTCGAAAAAGATTTAGTGTTTCTTCAAAATGAACTAGCTGGGGTAGAATACGAAGAATGGTTTGAGATATGTTGCAATGCTTTGCGAAAACAGATAGATTGCCTTTATATCGCGGTAAGGAGTTTGAAGAGTAAAGATAAAAACGATATTGAAGTTCGATTTTTGATGTATAGAAAACCTCTTAAGAGTTTGCATGAAATATTAAAAGCTCTACTCGGAGACTACTGCAACGATAAAGATAAACAG CCCCTCGATGCGATGGTGCTAGACAGTTTTGATTCTACCGTACTTCCTCCTGAACATCTGGaagaaaactcaaaatttattttttctgactCGAGCACTGTTGTAAAGGAGGAAAGTCAAGCATCCAGTATTACCTATTCAGAAAGTGGTTCATTTTTAAATACACCTCTGACCCatcaagagaagaaaagaaataattcAGAAGCAGCTAAG TTCTATTATGAACAGCCTAGGTATACTAATGGTAAAGATTCCAGTCCAAACTCTTTGAAATCAGAAGCTGGTGACCATGATGAAAAAGAAGTATTAAGCACCGTTGACATGGAACCTGCTATGAAGGGGGAAGCCAGAGAACACTATTTTACTTCAGTGTGTAACCAAGTGATCCAAAATTCGTCTTTGAATTCCATGGATGAGAGAAGATGTAGTCTAGAACTGGCTATGGACCAG CCTGTTGATATCATGTTGAAGAATCCCAATGGAACTGGTTTGAAGCATGTTGTTAACTACTCCaacaagaaggaaaaaatttgctcttcaaattcaaaaattgtaAGTGATGAAGCAGAAGAAAACAGTTCTGCATCTACAGAAGATGTCATAATCTTGGATTCAGCATCAAACTCCATGGGAAAGGATGCAAAACTTTGTAGAAGGATCAAG CCGATAAATACTGTTGACAAAGAGTTAGACTCAAATGCTTGTTCACGTGAAGAAGGCCATCATAATGTTAGGAGGAATAGGTGCAAGCCACATTTGGAAGTTAATGGAAATGAGGAAGTCAGCACATACCATACCACTACTGCAGGCAAAGATAAAATTCTGGATTCACCTTCTGACCCTGAAGGCAAAGTGCATCCTCCAAAAGCACAGAAG CAGCCTGCAAATGCTGTCATAGGAGATGCTAACACTGATGCTTTAAGGCACTCAACTGGTGTCAGCAGGGGGAGAAACAATTCAGGTCTGAGTTTATGTATTCCTAGGCAGGCAAAAGTTGGGAATTTAGATAGCAGTAGTGAATCTACTGGTGCTTTGAGCCATACTACTGTCTCAAGGCAGGAAAAAGTTGGAAATTTGAATACTAGTCTTGATGCTTTGAGTTTGGCAACTGGTCTCAGCAGCAGGAGAAATAATTCTGATTCTGCATTAACTACTTCCAGACATTTACGAGTTAGAAATTCTCATTTTAGTCCTCCTGCTTTGAGGCATGCAACTGGCCTGGAGCAGGGGAGAAATAATTCTGATTCTAAGGTAGGTGGATTCAGACAGGCAAAAGGTGGAAACTGCGAGTTTGATCAAAAGCTTTGTGATTTTGCACAGAAGGCTGCACGTAAACGGGGAATGAAAGAATCCAATTTAATCCTGGCTGACAGGTTAAAATCTTCACATTTGTCTCCAGAGGTAAAAGGTAAGGGAAAACCTTCTCTACAAATTGTCAAGGTCGAAAAATCTTGTCTGACAGATACTGAAATGTCTGCTTTAACTTCACTTTTGGATCTACAAGAtgataagggaaaaaaaagaggCAATGCACAGGCTGTGGAAGGAAAAAAGCTAGGAGAAGACGTGCAAATGACTGAAACTGTTGCCCATAATGTGAAATATAACACTGGCTTGTCTGTGAAGCCACAAAAACATTATGGGAAGAGGAAATCCAAGTCAAATTCACCGGGTGTTAAAGAATCTGGTTTGCAATCTCTTGGAATCGTTCCACAGCCATCTTTTGTTGCAAAATCTAAGGGACAATGGAAATCCGAACCTGGGTCTGATAGTTCCAGTTCAAATCACTCATTGAATTCGAAGATGAGGAAGAAAGCAGTTCAACATGTTCAGTGTGAAGCTGAAGAGCAAAGTATTGCTTTGGATGACAGTCAAAATTCAACTTCACAGccacaaaagaaaagaaaaaagaatctgAGTATTCCAGTCCTTGTGGAGATTAAAGGTTCAACTCTTCAAATTGACTTATCAAAATCGCGCAGGGATCTAAATCATGCTGCAGGTAAGGATGATCTTTCGATCACAGAATCCTACTCAATTGATTCCTGCACTGAGGTTGTGACATCTTCGTCTTTTGCAACTAGTAAACTGATGGAACTAAAAATAGGTGAGCTGAGGGCCATTGCAAAGGAACAGAAACTAACAAAGTATTATAAGCTTCGAAAAACTGATCTGGTCGGACATATAGCCAACAAATTAGGTTCTTGTTAA
- the LOC123198170 gene encoding uncharacterized protein LOC123198170 isoform X7, which yields MAFDSSDFPVPQESSCYMQLGWQCDFYFGYGFDVIEEDATNEKYCIQVLRILITKADTEIDELEKDLVFLQNELAGVEYEEWFEICCNALRKQIDCLYIAVRSLKSKDKNDIEVRFLMYRKPLKSLHEILKALLGDYCNDKDKQNEQPLDAMVLDSFDSTVLPPEHLEENSKFIFSDSSTVVKEESQASSITYSESGSFLNTPLTHQEKKRNNSEAAKFYYEQPRYTNGKDSSPNSLKSEAGDHDEKEVLSTVDMEPAMKGEAREHYFTSVCNQVIQNSSLNSMDERRCSLELAMDQPVDIMLKNPNGTGLKHVVNYSNKKEKICSSNSKIVSDEAEENSSASTEDVIILDSASNSMGKDAKLCRRIKPINTVDKELDSNACSREEGHHNVRRNRCKPHLEVNGNEEVSTYHTTTAGKDKILDSPSDPEGKVHPPKAQKQPANAVIGDANTDALRHSTGVSRGRNNSGLSLCIPRQAKVGNLDSSSESTGALSHTTVSRQEKVGNLNTSLDALSLATGLSSRRNNSDSALTTSRHLRVRNSHFSPPALRHATGLEQGRNNSDSKVGGFRQAKGGNCEFDQKLCDFAQKAARKRGMKESNLILADRLKSSHLSPEVKDDKGKKRGNAQAVEGKKLGEDVQMTETVAHNVKYNTGLSVKPQKHYGKRKSKSNSPGVKESGLQSLGIVPQPSFVAKSKGQWKSEPGSDSSSSNHSLNSKMRKKAVQHVQCEAEEQSIALDDSQNSTSQPQKKRKKNLSIPVLVEIKGSTLQIDLSKSRRDLNHAAGKDDLSITESYSIDSCTEVVTSSSFATSKLMELKIGELRAIAKEQKLTKYYKLRKTDLVGHIANKLGSC from the exons ATGGCATTTGATTCAAGTGATTTTCCAGTTCCACAAGAGAGTAGTTGCTATATGCAACTTGGCTGGCAATGTGACTTCTACTTCGGTTATGGGTTTG ATGTGATTGAAGAAGATGCTACGAATGAGAAATATTGTATACAGGTGCTGAGGATCTTGATCACAAAGGCTGACACTGAAATTGATGAACTCGAAAAAGATTTAGTGTTTCTTCAAAATGAACTAGCTGGGGTAGAATACGAAGAATGGTTTGAGATATGTTGCAATGCTTTGCGAAAACAGATAGATTGCCTTTATATCGCGGTAAGGAGTTTGAAGAGTAAAGATAAAAACGATATTGAAGTTCGATTTTTGATGTATAGAAAACCTCTTAAGAGTTTGCATGAAATATTAAAAGCTCTACTCGGAGACTACTGCAACGATAAAGATAAACAG AATGAACAGCCCCTCGATGCGATGGTGCTAGACAGTTTTGATTCTACCGTACTTCCTCCTGAACATCTGGaagaaaactcaaaatttattttttctgactCGAGCACTGTTGTAAAGGAGGAAAGTCAAGCATCCAGTATTACCTATTCAGAAAGTGGTTCATTTTTAAATACACCTCTGACCCatcaagagaagaaaagaaataattcAGAAGCAGCTAAG TTCTATTATGAACAGCCTAGGTATACTAATGGTAAAGATTCCAGTCCAAACTCTTTGAAATCAGAAGCTGGTGACCATGATGAAAAAGAAGTATTAAGCACCGTTGACATGGAACCTGCTATGAAGGGGGAAGCCAGAGAACACTATTTTACTTCAGTGTGTAACCAAGTGATCCAAAATTCGTCTTTGAATTCCATGGATGAGAGAAGATGTAGTCTAGAACTGGCTATGGACCAG CCTGTTGATATCATGTTGAAGAATCCCAATGGAACTGGTTTGAAGCATGTTGTTAACTACTCCaacaagaaggaaaaaatttgctcttcaaattcaaaaattgtaAGTGATGAAGCAGAAGAAAACAGTTCTGCATCTACAGAAGATGTCATAATCTTGGATTCAGCATCAAACTCCATGGGAAAGGATGCAAAACTTTGTAGAAGGATCAAG CCGATAAATACTGTTGACAAAGAGTTAGACTCAAATGCTTGTTCACGTGAAGAAGGCCATCATAATGTTAGGAGGAATAGGTGCAAGCCACATTTGGAAGTTAATGGAAATGAGGAAGTCAGCACATACCATACCACTACTGCAGGCAAAGATAAAATTCTGGATTCACCTTCTGACCCTGAAGGCAAAGTGCATCCTCCAAAAGCACAGAAG CAGCCTGCAAATGCTGTCATAGGAGATGCTAACACTGATGCTTTAAGGCACTCAACTGGTGTCAGCAGGGGGAGAAACAATTCAGGTCTGAGTTTATGTATTCCTAGGCAGGCAAAAGTTGGGAATTTAGATAGCAGTAGTGAATCTACTGGTGCTTTGAGCCATACTACTGTCTCAAGGCAGGAAAAAGTTGGAAATTTGAATACTAGTCTTGATGCTTTGAGTTTGGCAACTGGTCTCAGCAGCAGGAGAAATAATTCTGATTCTGCATTAACTACTTCCAGACATTTACGAGTTAGAAATTCTCATTTTAGTCCTCCTGCTTTGAGGCATGCAACTGGCCTGGAGCAGGGGAGAAATAATTCTGATTCTAAGGTAGGTGGATTCAGACAGGCAAAAGGTGGAAACTGCGAGTTTGATCAAAAGCTTTGTGATTTTGCACAGAAGGCTGCACGTAAACGGGGAATGAAAGAATCCAATTTAATCCTGGCTGACAGGTTAAAATCTTCACATTTGTCTCCAGAGGTAAAAG AtgataagggaaaaaaaagaggCAATGCACAGGCTGTGGAAGGAAAAAAGCTAGGAGAAGACGTGCAAATGACTGAAACTGTTGCCCATAATGTGAAATATAACACTGGCTTGTCTGTGAAGCCACAAAAACATTATGGGAAGAGGAAATCCAAGTCAAATTCACCGGGTGTTAAAGAATCTGGTTTGCAATCTCTTGGAATCGTTCCACAGCCATCTTTTGTTGCAAAATCTAAGGGACAATGGAAATCCGAACCTGGGTCTGATAGTTCCAGTTCAAATCACTCATTGAATTCGAAGATGAGGAAGAAAGCAGTTCAACATGTTCAGTGTGAAGCTGAAGAGCAAAGTATTGCTTTGGATGACAGTCAAAATTCAACTTCACAGccacaaaagaaaagaaaaaagaatctgAGTATTCCAGTCCTTGTGGAGATTAAAGGTTCAACTCTTCAAATTGACTTATCAAAATCGCGCAGGGATCTAAATCATGCTGCAGGTAAGGATGATCTTTCGATCACAGAATCCTACTCAATTGATTCCTGCACTGAGGTTGTGACATCTTCGTCTTTTGCAACTAGTAAACTGATGGAACTAAAAATAGGTGAGCTGAGGGCCATTGCAAAGGAACAGAAACTAACAAAGTATTATAAGCTTCGAAAAACTGATCTGGTCGGACATATAGCCAACAAATTAGGTTCTTGTTAA
- the LOC123198170 gene encoding uncharacterized protein LOC123198170 isoform X2: MAFDSSDFPVPQESSCYMQLGWQCDFYFGYGFDVIEEDATNEKYCIQVLRILITKADTEIDELEKDLVFLQNELAGVEYEEWFEICCNALRKQIDCLYIAVRSLKSKDKNDIEVRFLMYRKPLKSLHEILKALLGDYCNDKDKQNEQPLDAMVLDSFDSTVLPPEHLEENSKFIFSDSSTVVKEESQASSITYSESGSFLNTPLTHQEKKRNNSEAAKFYYEQPRYTNGKDSSPNSLKSEAGDHDEKEVLSTVDMEPAMKGEAREHYFTSVCNQVIQNSSLNSMDERRCSLELAMDQPVDIMLKNPNGTGLKHVVNYSNKKEKICSSNSKIVSDEAEENSSASTEDVIILDSASNSMGKDAKLCRRIKPINTVDKELDSNACSREEGHHNVRRNRCKPHLEVNGNEEVSTYHTTTAGKDKILDSPSDPEGKVHPPKAQKPANAVIGDANTDALRHSTGVSRGRNNSGLSLCIPRQAKVGNLDSSSESTGALSHTTVSRQEKVGNLNTSLDALSLATGLSSRRNNSDSALTTSRHLRVRNSHFSPPALRHATGLEQGRNNSDSKVGGFRQAKGGNCEFDQKLCDFAQKAARKRGMKESNLILADRLKSSHLSPEVKGKGKPSLQIVKVEKSCLTDTEMSALTSLLDLQDDKGKKRGNAQAVEGKKLGEDVQMTETVAHNVKYNTGLSVKPQKHYGKRKSKSNSPGVKESGLQSLGIVPQPSFVAKSKGQWKSEPGSDSSSSNHSLNSKMRKKAVQHVQCEAEEQSIALDDSQNSTSQPQKKRKKNLSIPVLVEIKGSTLQIDLSKSRRDLNHAAGKDDLSITESYSIDSCTEVVTSSSFATSKLMELKIGELRAIAKEQKLTKYYKLRKTDLVGHIANKLGSC, from the exons ATGGCATTTGATTCAAGTGATTTTCCAGTTCCACAAGAGAGTAGTTGCTATATGCAACTTGGCTGGCAATGTGACTTCTACTTCGGTTATGGGTTTG ATGTGATTGAAGAAGATGCTACGAATGAGAAATATTGTATACAGGTGCTGAGGATCTTGATCACAAAGGCTGACACTGAAATTGATGAACTCGAAAAAGATTTAGTGTTTCTTCAAAATGAACTAGCTGGGGTAGAATACGAAGAATGGTTTGAGATATGTTGCAATGCTTTGCGAAAACAGATAGATTGCCTTTATATCGCGGTAAGGAGTTTGAAGAGTAAAGATAAAAACGATATTGAAGTTCGATTTTTGATGTATAGAAAACCTCTTAAGAGTTTGCATGAAATATTAAAAGCTCTACTCGGAGACTACTGCAACGATAAAGATAAACAG AATGAACAGCCCCTCGATGCGATGGTGCTAGACAGTTTTGATTCTACCGTACTTCCTCCTGAACATCTGGaagaaaactcaaaatttattttttctgactCGAGCACTGTTGTAAAGGAGGAAAGTCAAGCATCCAGTATTACCTATTCAGAAAGTGGTTCATTTTTAAATACACCTCTGACCCatcaagagaagaaaagaaataattcAGAAGCAGCTAAG TTCTATTATGAACAGCCTAGGTATACTAATGGTAAAGATTCCAGTCCAAACTCTTTGAAATCAGAAGCTGGTGACCATGATGAAAAAGAAGTATTAAGCACCGTTGACATGGAACCTGCTATGAAGGGGGAAGCCAGAGAACACTATTTTACTTCAGTGTGTAACCAAGTGATCCAAAATTCGTCTTTGAATTCCATGGATGAGAGAAGATGTAGTCTAGAACTGGCTATGGACCAG CCTGTTGATATCATGTTGAAGAATCCCAATGGAACTGGTTTGAAGCATGTTGTTAACTACTCCaacaagaaggaaaaaatttgctcttcaaattcaaaaattgtaAGTGATGAAGCAGAAGAAAACAGTTCTGCATCTACAGAAGATGTCATAATCTTGGATTCAGCATCAAACTCCATGGGAAAGGATGCAAAACTTTGTAGAAGGATCAAG CCGATAAATACTGTTGACAAAGAGTTAGACTCAAATGCTTGTTCACGTGAAGAAGGCCATCATAATGTTAGGAGGAATAGGTGCAAGCCACATTTGGAAGTTAATGGAAATGAGGAAGTCAGCACATACCATACCACTACTGCAGGCAAAGATAAAATTCTGGATTCACCTTCTGACCCTGAAGGCAAAGTGCATCCTCCAAAAGCACAGAAG CCTGCAAATGCTGTCATAGGAGATGCTAACACTGATGCTTTAAGGCACTCAACTGGTGTCAGCAGGGGGAGAAACAATTCAGGTCTGAGTTTATGTATTCCTAGGCAGGCAAAAGTTGGGAATTTAGATAGCAGTAGTGAATCTACTGGTGCTTTGAGCCATACTACTGTCTCAAGGCAGGAAAAAGTTGGAAATTTGAATACTAGTCTTGATGCTTTGAGTTTGGCAACTGGTCTCAGCAGCAGGAGAAATAATTCTGATTCTGCATTAACTACTTCCAGACATTTACGAGTTAGAAATTCTCATTTTAGTCCTCCTGCTTTGAGGCATGCAACTGGCCTGGAGCAGGGGAGAAATAATTCTGATTCTAAGGTAGGTGGATTCAGACAGGCAAAAGGTGGAAACTGCGAGTTTGATCAAAAGCTTTGTGATTTTGCACAGAAGGCTGCACGTAAACGGGGAATGAAAGAATCCAATTTAATCCTGGCTGACAGGTTAAAATCTTCACATTTGTCTCCAGAGGTAAAAGGTAAGGGAAAACCTTCTCTACAAATTGTCAAGGTCGAAAAATCTTGTCTGACAGATACTGAAATGTCTGCTTTAACTTCACTTTTGGATCTACAAGAtgataagggaaaaaaaagaggCAATGCACAGGCTGTGGAAGGAAAAAAGCTAGGAGAAGACGTGCAAATGACTGAAACTGTTGCCCATAATGTGAAATATAACACTGGCTTGTCTGTGAAGCCACAAAAACATTATGGGAAGAGGAAATCCAAGTCAAATTCACCGGGTGTTAAAGAATCTGGTTTGCAATCTCTTGGAATCGTTCCACAGCCATCTTTTGTTGCAAAATCTAAGGGACAATGGAAATCCGAACCTGGGTCTGATAGTTCCAGTTCAAATCACTCATTGAATTCGAAGATGAGGAAGAAAGCAGTTCAACATGTTCAGTGTGAAGCTGAAGAGCAAAGTATTGCTTTGGATGACAGTCAAAATTCAACTTCACAGccacaaaagaaaagaaaaaagaatctgAGTATTCCAGTCCTTGTGGAGATTAAAGGTTCAACTCTTCAAATTGACTTATCAAAATCGCGCAGGGATCTAAATCATGCTGCAGGTAAGGATGATCTTTCGATCACAGAATCCTACTCAATTGATTCCTGCACTGAGGTTGTGACATCTTCGTCTTTTGCAACTAGTAAACTGATGGAACTAAAAATAGGTGAGCTGAGGGCCATTGCAAAGGAACAGAAACTAACAAAGTATTATAAGCTTCGAAAAACTGATCTGGTCGGACATATAGCCAACAAATTAGGTTCTTGTTAA